In Trichoderma asperellum chromosome 1, complete sequence, a single window of DNA contains:
- a CDS encoding uncharacterized protein (EggNog:ENOG41), whose translation MMDPTSRPNTFAARPTAPSTTTSTFTTSKPFLPTTEVVKPEGSKGVGDGIPGFTSSFNTSGKSGGAIRPIGENFSVNPANGTLSFSLPINTSPSRGGFGPNLALSYDSGSGNGPFGFGWSVHLPAIQRKTSDGVPTYRVGEDEFVFEGSELVPWIDEKDVVVKKIGHHHVMRYRPRFESHTTRIEKWTRDNDSTDVHWRTISGGVTSIFGLDDMCRIVDSSQSSKDIFSWLLCRSFDTFGNAIEYVYKPEDGAGLEDIPPWEANRSTNAKLRQRYIKRIKYGNRNPNRDMETWEPTEWPSKDNDWMFEVVFDYGEHQLAHNGKAASFAENQTWDVRKDCFSASNSGFEVRTYRLCRRVLMFHRFHELRPGSGQPSEVLITSTTFSYRENAFGSFLTETFVSGHELSGMTYKTQSVPPWTFSYSQCPDPQTLKRFSASAINLVDLPSIGLWQSEWIDLDGEGLPGLLLRLQDGTLSYQRNVGGSLSFDSSVSSTNGSEPATSECSFLLDPQVLRQQPTPGLVKGSNFLDLDRNGRLNLVFKDPKGVPCGFYERIAEEDTWSKYCEFPETPNCNIQQHQQPDFVVSIDLTGNGSADLLFSINDSQDLMWQKSLGKVGFAALKCTSTNLETSSYSPRLTNSNETKTYVADMTGDGLSDLVEISANRIAYWANLGHGRFASMVEMGNPPILASQESFEQERVKLIDVDGTGTTDLLYILPGGGAHLYYNFSGNQWSDRILIRGIPQLSSPLNAFVLDLFGQGTALLCWADTTMSSTGTADTIHYLDLMGGQKPHLLSGYANSLGSTTSVVYAPSTSYFLKDCREGKPWTTRLPHPVQCIASVDHHDQITGNSSTVRYMYHNGYYDYFDKQFSGFEMVEEWYSERIIIGPKEVYEPPEVHKKSWFCVGQSLAIDTQHFFPHYAAPRVASSISTMGTHENELEGLRALRGTLMRSEMYGLDGSPRQTVPYAIDEQAYEVSQIQKKGANKYAVFQMSPRESVSTQLEQRLDDPRVTHEIVLEINDYGSVEKSLRVVYPRRTKAASLSSDTNPVFSDVVDNQSKGNVSFSRCWYTNAIDWFTDPTHPQGYYRTPLPWRQQDCEIVHMSLPQPHVSILEIDQVRLINFEEFPSVDTLGKLYKQAKALRSETKTFFRNSDLSQRLSAGKIEAMSLLDQTYQLAFTPEILEKIQTGRSTCGIVRSPKELATALSIGGYADLDDDGCWWAVSGRALFQQPSQSDVPSRSELMLARSSFYTPTVMEDAFKNVSSIALDTYWLMAESSTDAMGNIMHFKNDYRVLQPIKITDANQVSQQLVYDELSNSITTALKGPTGDELDCDSLDGFVTSVSDSEIAAVLSDPSGDATRRLLGNSSSRTLVCLDQFSKSQLQKINDSNEETKITPSFSVSISRDLPYRRSSSPKLMVVVSHLDGGGNVVQTATLAHPDDPKKKWLISGISAHDSSGNVIRALESIFSTSPAYSSAATPNSSTLAPVNTNFFDACGRSVGTLFAEHTWTKTVIGPWASLEYSTNDTLLCQLPQEDPNLGVYFLRLSSTSYLPIWADLQQQSVLRGSSSSALAIKKSLAYAEVSAPSITHYGACGLPVRHVQVAGDKTYTRSYVYDYSGNRIRDFDSSNRLVEKRIHDFMNRPLQSSGMDTGEKWAIPDASGASFFSWNSKGIYFELKYDCLRRGKEKLMTDYRQMPTKSMVVIKTVYGDDCGGLGPAYSKGKIWKVLDQSGINTNMEFDIRGRCVRSHYEPATEYKVILDWQTEHTVQLETDAQFVHTSTFNNLDQCLEESDSQGNRTRRVHNLLGQVERVDYSHHSSVREPNWVPYLKESSFRADGLPERNRYGNNVEVVFKYDAMSKHLISKKTTRPTASGSIETFQDFSYTYDCRSRQVHVKDSSQQAKFFYNCRVDPEWEYTYDTVGQLIEATGRGQLTTEQGQAVQLQPYSANTGNKPLSKITNGDRLYKYLETYKYDIDGNMRSITHSAPDSTKVTGWTRKFLYNERSLLSPSDQKVANNQLSKTFVGERPDSGERYAYDQTGCMTHLPQYSHLRWDMNDMLAASSTQKVDDTKGIPEMTYYVYDSFGNRVRKVTESGASIGSTPRKTKETFYLSGFELQRKYNKIKKTRYICKVSGGSDTLALIETTSDNGGRGGTQRENAPLIRFQIGTGSELDDKGQLITYEEYTPFGSPIYTAVYKDVKAPRTYRFARYEHDRETGLYHCGARYYASWLGRWTSPDPMGDVDGPNLYQYVLNDPVNGTDHTGTSTRTPKQFIIKSKSNLNDKHLGQWGRGDNGVRPYQQNQYHDTDPVVANLLNEARLAMGSTESRHQYGDVQAKHDNMRANTELHQRHKNWEQIVTQDVGNRGHEIINKEEFQNGRAMIRQLQTQTRDDFKHLCSNETLDNLQKAQKVNQKAIDERDSLESNVHGPLLQFGVKILNTLKQVKLNRDEKQVNLARGSLNRLYLANQEAKSDFDRSAYRKDFIERAQRYIIDLEKGTEERTRSDLNNIADAKHMLELFKKQSEFADNEASKVQKNEALAIETTTSFNANVNYKNELIAGSRTGAPPKRQEVYLHKTYGS comes from the coding sequence ATGATGGATCCAACAAGTCGCCCAAATACATTTGCAGCGCGACCTACAGCTCCGTCTACCACCACTTCAACCTTCACTACTAGCAAACCGTTTTTGCCAACTACAGAAGTAGTAAAACCTGAGGGCAGCAAGGGTGTTGGAGATGGAATTCCAGGCTTCACGTCGTCCTTCAACACCTCTGGGAAGAGCGGAGGTGCCATCCGCCCCATTGGCGAGAATTTCTCCGTCAATCCAGCCAACGGTACACTCTCGTTTAGTCTGCCCATCAATACCTCACCAAGCCGAGGTGGGTTCGGGCCTAATTTGGCTCTTTCGTACGACTCTGGGAGTGGCAATGGGCCCTTTGGCTTTGGTTGGAGTGTGCATCTGCCTGCCATCCAACGCAAGACCAGCGATGGAGTCCCGACCTATAGGGTTGGCGAAGACGAATTTGTATTTGAAGGCAGTGAACTCGTCCCATGGATTGATGAGAAAGATGTTGTTGTCAAAAAGATCGGACATCATCATGTGATGCGATATCGACCTCGTTTTGAATCTCACACTACACGCATTGAGAAATGGACACGTGACAATGACTCTACAGATGTACACTGGCGTACCATATCAGGAGGCGTCACATCAATATTTGGCCTGGATGATATGTGTCGCATAGTTGACAGCTCACAGTCTTCAAAAGACATCTTTTCCTGGCTGCTCTGCCGCTCCTTCGACACTTTCGGAAATGCAATCGAATACGTCTACAAACCAGAGGATGGTGCTGGGTTGGAAGACATACCCCCGTGGGAGGCAAACCGGTCGACAAATGCTAAGTTACGGCAAAGGTATATTAAGCGTATTAAGTATGGAAATCGAAATCCTAATCGAGACATGGAGACCTGGGAGCCTACTGAATGGCCAAGCAAAGACAATGATTGGATGTTTGAGGTTGTATTTGATTATGGAGAACATCAACTCGCTCACAATGGAAAGGCGGCTAGTTTTGCTGAAAACCAGACATGGGATGTTCGCAAAGATTGCTTCTCAGCATCAAACTCAGGGTTTGAAGTGCGCACGTATCGTCTTTGTCGGCGTGTTCTTATGTTCCACCGCTTTCATGAACTTCGGCCCGGGTCAGGGCAGCCAAGCGAGGTTTTGATTACTTCAACCACATTTTCGTACAGAGAAAATGCATTCGGTTCATTTCTCACTGAGACTTTCGTGAGTGGTCATGAACTTTCCGGCATGACGTACAAGACACAAAGCGTGCCTCCTTGGACATTTTCCTACAGTCAATGTCCTGACCCACAGACACTAAAAAGGTTTTCGGCAAGTGCCATAAATCTAGTAGACCTTCCATCAATTGGCTTGTGGCAGTCTGAGTGGATTGACCTTGACGGCGAGGGTCTACCTGGTCTCTTGCTGCGGCTTCAAGATGGCACACTGTCCTACCAGCGGAATGTCGGTGGATCGCTTTCCTTTGATTCATCTGTTTCCTCAACAAACGGTTCCGAACCGGCGACATCTGAGTGCTCATTTCTGCTTGATCCTCAGGTGCTAAGGCAGCAGCCAACCCCTGGGTTAGTCAAGGGAAGCAACTTTCTAGATTTAGACCGAAATGGACGTCTTAATCTAGTTTTCAAAGACCCTAAAGGTGTTCCCTGCGGCTTCTATGAGCGCATTGCCGAGGAGGATACGTGGAGCAAATACTGCGAGTTCCCAGAGACGCCAAATTGCAATAtacagcagcaccagcagcctgATTTCGTTGTATCCATTGACCTTACTGGTAATGGGAGCGCtgatcttctcttctcaatAAATGATAGTCAGGATTTAATGTGGCAGAAATCATTGGGAAAGGTCGGCTTCGCGGCCCTAAAATGCACATCTACGAATCTTGAGACTTCATCCTACTCGCCGAGGTTGACTAACTCGAATGAAACGAAGACGTACGTTGCTGACATGACCGGAGATGGACTTTCCGATCTTGTTGAAATCTCCGCAAATCGGATCGCATATTGGGCAAATCTCGGACATGGTCGTTTTGCTTCCATGGTCGAGATGGGAAATCCCCCTATCCTTGCATCTCAGGAGAGCTTTGAACAGGAAAGAGTTAAACTTATCGATGTAGATGGAACCGGTACAACAGATCTTTTATACATCTTACCTGGCGGCGGAGCTCATCTTTACTACAATTTCTCGGGAAATCAGTGGAGTGACCGCATACTGATTCGAGGCATCCCCCAACTCTCCTCGCCCTTGAATGCATTCGTGTTGGACTTGTTTGGCCAGGGGACAGCGCTGCTATGCTGGGCAGATACAACAATGTCTTCCACTGGGACTGCAGACACGATTCACTATTTGGATCTGATGGGTGGCCAAAAACCGCATTTGTTATCCGGCTATGCAAACAGTCTTGGCAGTACAACATCAGTAGTATATGCACCATCTACAAGCTACTTCTTGAAAGATTGTAGGGAAGGTAAACCTTGGACCACTCGGCTACCCCACCCTGTGCAATGCATTGCCTCAGTTGACCACCACGACCAAATCACGGGTAATTCGTCTACCGTACGGTACATGTACCACAATGGGTACTATGACTACTTCGATAAGCAATTTTCAGGCTTCGAAATGGTCGAAGAGTGGTACAGTGAGCGCATCATAATAGGACCCAAAGAAGTCTACGAGCCACCTGAAGTGCATAAAAAGTCTTGGTTTTGTGTGGGCCAGAGCTTGGCCATCGATACTCAACACTTCTTCCCACATTATGCAGCCCCAAGAGTTGCTTCTTCCATTTCAACAATGGGCACCCACGAGAACGAGTTAGAAGGACTTAGAGCACTTAGGGGGACACTAATGCGCTCCGAGATGTACGGCTTGGATGGGTCTCCAAGGCAAACTGTGCCGTACGCAATTGACGAACAGGCATATGAAGTCTCACAGATCCAGAAAAAGGGTGCTAACAAATATGCTGTGTTTCAAATGTCACCCCGCGAGTCGGTCTCAACACAGCTCGAGCAGAGACTAGATGATCCACGCGTTACACATGAGATTGTTCTTGAGATCAATGACTATGGCAGTGTCGAGAAGTCACTCCGTGTCGTCTATCCTCGTCGGACCAAGGCAGCTTCTCTATCGTCAGATACAAACCCAGTATTTTCTGATGTGGTAGATAATCAATCAAAGGGAAATGTGTCTTTCTCTCGATGCTGGTATACTAATGCAATTGACTGGTTTACAGATCCAACCCACCCCCAAGGATATTATCGTACCCCGTTACCGTGGCGTCAGCAAGATTGTGAAATTGTTCACATGTCACTTCCCCAGCCACACGTTTCTATCCTTGAAATCGATCAAGTCCGTCTTATCAATTTTGAGGAATTCCCTTCAGTTGATACACTTGGGAAGCTATATAAACAGGCTAAAGCCTTACGATCCGAAACGAAGACTTTCTTTAGAAACTCCGATTTATCACAACGATTGTCTGCTGGCAAGATAGAGGCGATGTCACTACTGGACCAGACTTATCAGTTGGCTTTCACTCCTGAAATACTAGAGAAGATCCAAACTGGCCGATCCACGTGTGGTATCGTTCGCTCGCCAAAAGAGCTGGCCACAGCCCTCTCCATCGGTGGATATGCTGATTTAGATGACGATGGCTGTTGGTGGGCAGTCTCTGGCCGAGCACTGTTTCAACAACCGTCACAATCAGATGTTCCTTCGAGGAGTGAGCTGATGCTAGCACGTTCTTCGTTCTACACGCCTACAGTTATGGAGGATGCTTTCAAGAATGTATCATCCATCGCACTAGATACCTACTGGCTCATGGCAGAATCGTCGACCGACGCGATGGGGAACATTATGCATTTCAAAAACGACTACCGTGTACTCCAGCCAATCAAAATCACAGATGCCAACCAAGTTTCTCAGCAACTTGTATACGATGAACTGAGTAACTCTATTACCACAGCCCTAAAGGGACCCACTGGAGACGAATTAGATTGCGACAGCTTAGACGGTTTTGTGACATCAGTTAGCGACAGCGAAATCGCTGCCGTGCTCTCAGACCCGAGTGGCGATGCAACAAGGCGGCTTCTGGGAAATTCGAGCAGCCGAACACTAGTCTGTTTAGACCAGTTCAGCAAGTCTCAGTTGCAGAAGATCAATGACTCTAACGAAGAGACCAAGATTACTCCATCATTCAGTGTCTCCATATCACGGGATCTCCCCTACCGGCGGAGCTCCTCTCCCAAGCTTATGGTCGTTGTATCACACTTGGACGGAGGAGGAAATGTTGTTCAGACCGCGACTTTGGCTCACCCTGATGatccaaagaaaaaatggcTGATTAGTGGTATCTCGGCCCACGACAGCAGCGGAAATGTTATTCGAGCTCTTGAATCAATCTTCTCCACGTCTCCGGCCTATTCCTCTGCGGCTACTCCTAACTCTTCGACGCTGGCTCCTGTCAATACCAATTTCTTCGATGCATGTGGGAGAAGTGTAGGTACCCTGTTTGCCGAGCATACCTGGACGAAAACAGTCATTGGGCCTTGGGCATCGCTCGAGTACAGTACAAATGATACACTTCTTTGCCAATTGCCGCAAGAAGACCCGAATCTGGGTGTATACTTTTTGCGTCTTTCTTCGACGAGCTATCTTCCCATCTGGGCCGATTTGCAGCAACAGAGTGTGCTCAGAgggtcttcttcctcggcacTCGCGATTAAAAAGTCATTAGCATACGCTGAAGTATCTGCACCGTCCATCACACACTATGGCGCTTGTGGTCTTCCTGTGAGGCACGTTCAGGTGGCAGGGGACAAGACATACACTCGTTCATATGTCTACGACTATTCCGGTAACCGAATCCGCGATTTTGATAGCAGTAACCGGCTGGTAGAGAAGCGTATTCATGACTTCATGAACAGACCGCTTCAATCCTCAGGTATGGACACTGGCGAGAAATGGGCGATACCTGACGCGTCCGGcgccagcttcttttcttggaaCAGCAAAGGCATATATTTTGAACTCAAATACGACTGTCTCCGGCgaggcaaagagaagctAATGACGGACTATCGACAAATGCCAACTAAATCCATGGTAGTTATAAAAACTGTATATGGAGATGATTGTGGTGGTCTGGGACCGGCTTACAGCAAAGGCAAAATATGGAAGGTCCTTGATCAATCAGGTATAAACACTAACATGGAATTTGACATTCGTGGGCGCTGTGTGAGGAGCCACTACGAACCAGCGACCGAGTACAAAGTAATTCTTGACTGGCAAACCGAGCACACCGTTCAGTTAGAAACTGATGCACAATTTGTTCATACATCAACCTTCAACAACCTAGATCAATGCTTGGAAGAGTCTGACTCACAAGGGAACCGCACCAGGCGAGTTCATAACCTTCTTGGCCAAGTAGAGAGAGTCGACTATTCCCATCATTCTTCAGTTCGCGAACCGAACTGGGTACCCTATCTCAAAGAGAGCAGCTTCAGAGCGGATGGTCTACCCGAGAGGAACAGGTATGGCAACAATGTTGAAGTCGTGTTCAAATATGACGCAATGTCGAAACACCTTATTTCCAAGAAAACGACCCGGCCTACAGCATCTGGAAGCATAGAAACATTCCAAGACTTTTCCTATACATACGACTGTCGATCTCGCCAAGTTCATGTCAAAGACTCTTCTCAACAAGCCAAATTTTTCTACAACTGCCGCGTCGACCCTGAGTGGGAATATACCTATGACACTGTTGGTCAACTCATTGAAGCCACTGGGAGGGGGCAATTGACAACTGAGCAAGGCCAGGCCGTTCAGTTGCAACCCTACAGTGCCAATACAGGAAATAAACCACTGAGTAAAATCACAAATGGGGACAGGCTCTACAAATATCTGGAGACATACAAGTATGATATTGATGGAAACATGCGTTCCATAACCCATTCAGCGCCAGATTCAACGAAGGTTACAGGCTGGACACGTAAATTTCTGTACAACGAGAGGAGTCTTCTGAGTCCGAGCGATCAGAAGGTGGCCAACAACCAACTCAGTAAAACATTCGTCGGTGAAAGGCCTGACAGCGGTGAGAGGTACGCATATGACCAGACCGGGTGTATGACACACCTACCGCAGTACTCACATCTTCGATGGGACATGAACGACATGTTAGCCGCATCCTCCACTCAGAAAGTTGATGATACCAAAGGAATTCCAGAGATGACATACTACGTGTACGACTCCTTTGGGAACCGTGTGCGAAAGGTGACAGAGTCTGGTGCATCCATTGGATCAACTCCgcgcaaaacaaaagaaacatTCTATCTATCCGGATTTGAGCTACAGCGCAAGTACaacaaaattaaaaaaactcgGTATATTTGCAAGGTTTCGGGTGGAAGCGATACACTTGCTCTTATCGAGACAACTAGCGACAATGGTGGTAGAGGAGGCACACAGCGGGAAAATGCACCACTCATACGTTTCCAAATCGGCACCGGTAGTGAGTTGGATGACAAAGGGCAACTCATAACATACGAAGAGTACACGCCGTTTGGTAGTCCAATATACACGGCTGTATACAAAGATGTCAAGGCACCGCGCACCTACCGGTTTGCTCGATATGAGCATGATCGTGAGACGGGCCTTTATCACTGCGGAGCAAGGTACTATGCCTCATGGCTAGGTCGCTGGACGTCTCCTGACCCTATGGGGGACGTAGATGGTCCGAATCTCTACCAGTACGTGCTAAATGACCCGGTGAACGGCACCGATCATACAGGCACGTCGACACGCACTCCAAAACAGTTTATTATCAAGTCCAAGTCCAATCTCAACGATAAGCACCTCGGCCAGTGGGGTAGGGGAGATAATGGGGTGAGGCCTTACCAGCAGAATCAATATCATGACACAGATCCAGTCGTGGCCAACTTATTGAACGAGGCAAGGCTGGCTATGGGGTCCACAGAATCTCGTCATCAGTATGGTGATGTGCAAGCAAAACATGATAATATGAGGGCCAACACAGAGTTGCATCAAAGGCACAAAAATTGGGAGCAGATTGTGACTCAAGACGTTGGCAACCGCGGGCACGAAATAATCAATAAGGAGGAATTTCAGAATGGCCGCGCCATGATTCGACAGCTACAGACACAAACTAGAGATGATTTCAAGCATCTCTGCAGCAACGAAACCCTCGATAATCTTCAAAAAGCGCAGAAGGTCAATCAGAAGGCCATTGATGAACGGGACTCTTTGGAGAGCAATGTACATGGGCCGCTGCTGCAATTTGGTGTCAAGATTCTGAATACGCTAAAACAGGTCAAGCTGAATCGAGACGAGAAACAAGTGAATCTGGCCCGAGGTAGTCTCAACAGACTTTACTTGGCCAATCAAGAGGCTAAATCCGACTTTGACCGTTCTGCATACCGCAAAGACTTCATAGAAAGGGCACAGCGGTACATAATCGATCTCGAGAAAGGCACAGAAGAAAGAACCAGGAGTGATTTGAATAACATTGCAGACGCTAAGCATATGCTCGAATTATTCAAGAAACAATCTGAATTCGCCGACAATGAAGCTTCTAAAGTGCAAAAGAATGAAGCACTTGCAATAGAAACGACGACATCGTTCAATGCTAATGTGAACTACAAGAATGAACTGATAGCTGGCAGTAGGACAGGTGCTCCACCAAAACGTCAGGAAGTGTACCTTCACAAAACATATGGTTCATAA